Within Ipomoea triloba cultivar NCNSP0323 chromosome 9, ASM357664v1, the genomic segment agaaaatattcgATCATATAGAGAAATAAAGATGTTAGGTTTGTCATATGGGAGCGCGTGCAATGTACGTGTATGACGACTTAATATAATTTGCTAGAAAGgaaattgaatgtatattatatataaaaatataattttaaaaagaaattaaataacttaCAGATTCAATAGCAATCACAAGGTTTCTACACATCCCTTTATGTCTATGAGCAAAATGAACAGCAATGAAAGACATATCAGCAATCCTTTTGTCAGCACCactatcttttctttttttaattataaacgTATACGACGTCcccaaaaaatgtaatttctacAGAGCAAATTATTGGATTGATAttacaataaattattttgtaatcattcattttaacaattgatattttataatactgtaataaatattgtacatgattagataattatattttactctaaattaatataaacataattttaacTCTAACTTCGCATCAGTTAGTACGAAAAAAATAAGATTACTTTGCATACCCGTAAATATAATTGGATTACCTAAATGTTAAACCTAATTACATAGgtatacaaaattttgttttatttaagaTTTTCTTGATTAGCGTTACACCTTTTGTTGTACTAAGATACAACTTTTGAGAAAAGATTTGTCTTCATATGTTCTtcatttgtatttttctttaaattatcaaaaaattacgGATAATTAAGGAAGCTGCTAGAATCTATTCATATTCCTAGTCGACAAAAACCATACGAGTGGCTTATTGAGTAGCTTCCTTAGAGAAACTACCGTAGTTACATTTTTTCAATTAGGTTTGTCTCCAACAAGGGGAAAGAATTAGAGGAATTGTgggggaaaaataaaaataaaaataacacatgcaaaataaattaattctttaatccTATTCGCGGACTTAGTGGGCACGTGCATTGCACGCACCCACCAATAGCTACTAGTGAATCATCTGGTCAACTAATTGACTCTAATTCCACCATCATGgtaattcaaatcaaattgaatataatcataatttaaATGCAATCGAAAATAATCAAGCATTAATCATACACCATATGAAGCAAATCTTCTAACATAACATTGCATGATCACAACCTATTGAGCTCAAGacaattcttcttcttcctcttcatcagacatttcttcttcttcatcaatttATCCTGTTGCAAAGTAGGAGGATCTTTCGTAGTCTAACAGCGTCATGGAACATCAATGTGTTGTAGTTTATTAGCTATTTCTTTGTTTAATCCGTCAATACACCAAATCCATACTTTTTCATCCACCTTTCTGTCTTTTCTGGTGCAGATGTAATGATTAGTTTCTCAATATTGAGATGATAGCAAAGTGCatgcaaaagatatatatatatatatatatatatatatatatatatatatatgtgtgtgtgtgtgtatatgtatatatcattgttatggatgtcatatatatatgtttggaaatcaaaataattttttcgaTCATATAGATAAATAAAGATGTTAGCTTCGTCTCTCCTTGTTGGTGCCCAAAAACCCAACAAATTGGGATGCTCTACTTCGGTATCTTCTGTGGTCGTAAGAAAGCAGCTATCAGAGAGGGCAATTTGCcctctcatttaaaaaaaaaatgcttcttttgatcttaattttatttttttatatggaatatatatatatatatatatatatatatatatatatatatatatatatatatatatatatatatatatatataggatcgcgttcaggtgcgtactggcctctcaggagagaactgcggacgaatcacagcgcgccacatgtccggaatgtagttgcatatAACGttataacgttataactaggtgcacgtaatgttataactaggtgcacataggtgcacccaggtgcataaatgttaacaaagtaaattacttgcacctgtaagtgaaaataggtgcacacgtgcaagtaaactgtattacaagtgcaagtaaattgtacaatgagcattaatactaagtgcgcctaatgttataactaggtgcgcctaatgttataactaggtgcacataagttgcacctaggtgcatgaatgttaacaaagtaaattacttgcacaagttcaactaaaatgtattgcagatgcaagtaaaatgtattacaggtgcaagtgaattatacagtgagcatcaatactaagtgcacgtaatgttataactaggtgcacataggtgcacccaggtgcataaatgttaacaaagtaaattacttgcacctgtaagtgaaaataggtgcacacgtgcaagtaaactgtattacaagtgcaagtaaattgtacaatgagcattaatactaagtgcgcctaatgttataactaggtgcacataagttgcacctaggtgcatgaatgttaacaaagtaaattacttgcacaagttcaactaaaatgtattgcagatgcaagtaaaatgtattacaggtgcaagtgaattatacagtgagcatcaatactaagtgcacgtaatgttataactaggtgcacctaatgttataactaggtgcaacctatgttaaaaCTAAGTGCACCTAGGTTACGTTGCATCCAGGTGCATGagtattaacaaggtaaatttacttgcatttgtaagtgaaaatatttgcgaaaataggtgcatgaatattaacaaggtaaattactcgcacttgtaagtgaaaataggtgcgaaaataagtgcacttgtaagtgaaactaggtgcacttttaagtgaaactaggtgcacttgtaagtgaaactaggtgcaccaaagttccagttatttacgaaaatgccaccgcgtcattttttaaaaattgcatctgattcgttaatCTGGACACGTtgacggctgtggagcgttctcatttcctacctgggcgagagttcgcacgagagtgcaaccctatatatatatatatatatatatatatatatatatataaccctatatatatatatatatatatatatatatatatatataaccctatatatatatatatatatatatatatatatatatatagagagagagagagagagagagagagaaagagagagttaggatcatatgagatcacttgtttagataagatcgtgagatcagatcttgtgcatccatttaataatttaatggtctagattgatttaagatgctaagttgaagtgtgtgcgaacggtaataaaatgtgtgcgaatggtgattaaatgtgtgcaaacggtgattgatgtacaagatttgatttgtgtgcgaatggtgattaaatgtgtgcaaacggtgattgatgtacaagatttgatttcaaaattttttaatggtctaaattgattaagattccaagttgaatgTGCGAAccgtgattaaatgtgtgcgaacaaagtgtgtgtcaatcaatctagaccattaaaaagtattaaatggatgcacaagatgcgATATCACGATCTCACTGTATCCTtaacctctctctctctctatatatatatatatatatatatatataNtaagtgaaaataggtgcacacgtgcaagtaaactgtattacaagtgcaagtaaattgtacaatgagcattaatactaagtgcgcctaatgttataactaggtgcgcctaatgttataactaggtgcacataagttgcacctaggtgcatgaatgttaacaaagtaaattacttgcacaagttcaactaaaatgtattgcagatgcaagtaaaatgtattacaggtgcaagtgaattatacagtgagcatcaatactaagtgcacgtaatgttataactaggtgcacctaatgttataactaggtgcaacctatgttaaaaCTAAGTGCACCTAGGTTACGTTGCATCCAGGTGCATGagtattaacaaggtaaatttacttgcatttgtaagtgaaaatatttgcgaaaataggtgcatgaatattaacaaggtaaattactcgcacttgtaagtgaaaataggtgcgaaaataagtgcacttgtaagtgaaactaggtgcacttttaagtgaaactaggtgcacttgtaagtgaaactaggtgcaccaaagttccagttatttacgaaaatgccaccgcgtcattttttaaaaattgcatctgattcgttaatCTGGACACGTtgacggctgtggagcgttctcatttcctacctgggcgagagttcgcacgagagtgcaaccctatatatatatatatatatatatatatatatatatatagagagagagagagagagagagagagaaagagagagttaggatcatatgagatcacttgtttagataagatcgtgagatcagatcttgtgcatccatttaataatttaatggtctagattgatttaagatgctaagttgaagtgtgtgcgaacggtaataaaatgtgtgcgaatggtgattaaatgtgtgcaaacggtgattgatgtacaagatttgatttgtgtgcgaatggtgattaaatgtgtgcaaacggtgattgatgtacaagatttgatttcaaaattttttaatggtctaaattgattaagattccaagttgaatgTGCGAAccgtgattaaatgtgtgcgaacaaagtgtgtgtcaatcaatctagaccattaaaaagtattaaatggatgcacaagatgcgATATCACGATCTCACTGTATCCTtaacctctctctctctctatatatatatatatatatatatatatacttttttcttcaaaatctgAGCCTAAAACTCTCatttggaggaagaagaatgatTAAAACTCTCGTAATAAGTTCCAACTTTTATTTTGATCAAAATgtcatatacacatacacagaCAAACAGAATGATTATGCTTGCAAATTTCATGAGGAGATGAATCACCTCCCAGAGACGGATCAATCAATCAGTGgactaaaatttaatttaagaatGGACGTCGACAAAAAGAATGatgaatcaaattaaagaaattgacaCCAAAATTGGTTACACTCCAGAGCCAAACACCGTGGATTATTTTCTTCTCTACTTTATTACTCTTTTGAGCAAGAATCTGCTGGCCTTACTAGACACGAATATCCATGGAATAATCCCAATCTGCAATTCAGAATTacaaaattgtgttaaaaggacTGTTTCTTCGCAGATGTTTAGCATAATGAGtagattatattttttgatttacaagaaaattTGCAATTGACAAAAGTGCACTCACAAGTAGATAAACAAGCTAAGTTGGTAATAACTGACTAGCTCAAACTAAGAATGCTAATAAATTGCTCCAGATagagtcaaacttaaaatcttgtggttaccaaactAATTGTACGATTAACTTGGTTAGAATTGTCTTTACTATATTGTATTATGACTGTACAATGATAGGGAAACAGGAAGGAGAATGTCGATGAGATGACACAACCGATTGGTTTAGTATTTGATGCTGTTATATGATAATTAAGTGATGAACAACAAGAACACACATACTAATAGTCATTCTTTACACAGAAATTACGACAACTATGTTTACttcaattctccatttttttattttttatttttttcagttttctatTTCTCCAAAAAACTACTGAGTCGAAAGATTCTCTGGTTAGTGAAAGTACCAGCGTTTCTAACATTCTGAATCTCAGAGTAAACTGATCACCATTACACTAGAATTTACTTATAACCACCTCCTTTATCTATTTCGCTATTCCAAATTTACTAAAACCTTTCTGTGCATTAAGTTTTCAGGATATGTTAGAGCCAAAAAGTGTGCCCACAAGATGAATTGGACATTTGATGAACCGATGTTAGGAATgcaaagaaataaattatagtATTATACAAAAGAAGAAATTTTGATCAATGAGTACCGTGGTATAGTTGGGTGCATCGCCACCAGATAGCCAAGATAACACCATACCTGCAAAAAGGAGACAAATATATAGCAGCTAAACATGAGGTGAGGTACTTTATACAGTCATCGCTTATGAGTTTCGAAAACTATGTCAAAAGCTCTATACACACGCACACGCGCAGATTATGGATTACAAGAGCAATCATAGAAGTGGCAACAttaataaaaacttaaaaagaatCCAATCATAAATTACAAAAGTGTGAGGGGTATGTAGTAGTCATTACCAAAAGGATGTACAAGCTGCTGAGATATGAAACCCAAAGGCACCCGCCAAAAACATAAAACGAGCAGAAGGTATGTGCAGATCTGCATGACATAGATGTGTAAAGTTTCTAAGATAATATAAAGCACGCGACCCTAACAAGCATCGAATTCTCCATACATTCATTAGTCATTACCTTTAAAAAGAATAGGCCTTTTGTATACATATCAAATGACATGCTTATCTCCTTACCGTGTGTCTCAAAGCCTGCACAAGTATATGGAAGCCATTAGTATAAGcgattcaaaataaattttaaatagtgGACACCAGATAAGTTCTTGACAGCAGCATCAACCACAAATTATTAAGGTGTTCACCAAAGAGAATTGAACATTGGACCAAGAGGCCTAAACCAAAATTAATCACATAAATATCTTCACAGCACCCTTTTTTGTTATATGCAATCTTCAACATAACAAATAACACAACTTAATTTAATTGGAAAACAGACAAGCAGCAAGAGAAAACAAGCCAAGTCACCTATGCTGAAAACTGAGCAGCTAGCAACCAAATCTTTAAGGATAAAATTAAGTGCATGTCAACTAGGGATCAACAAATCAGTTAATGCACATGAAAATGGTTGctcaaaacattaaaattacGCACAATCATATACAATGCAACTTTTTATCCTAAAATCTTGGACAATAATTTGAAATGAGATAGACACAATGACTAGTCTATCTCAACCACAAAATTTTTGTGCAGAATAAATATACTTTTTGCAAGTTCCTTCTCCTTAGCTGCCGCGATCCTCCTCAGCTTTGCAGCTTGTGCAAATGTTGAAGGCCTGAAACCAAGACGAAAACAGACTGAGTGTTCTATAACTCTTTACAAACACGCATATTGTAGAAACTGCAAAAGAATACCAATCTCTAATTCAGTGACTTCTTTTCattatataaaaatgatagATCCTACTAGCTTAATAGCTTTCAGTCCTATAACAATGCATGCAAATGTAATTAACAACAAACGAATCCTAAATCAGATATTGAAAGCAgcttaaatagaaattaatcCTAGAATAATTAGAATCCCTCACTGTGATAGGGCAGCCGCCTCTCTTAAGAGCCTCTTAATTTCTGCCTTCAGCCGTACATCGTCCGCAGACATGGTTGCTCTCTGCAAAAACTCGTGTTAGGGGAGAAAATCAATTTTGTGTATACGTCAGAAATGACACTGTTGTTTCCATTCCTTCTCCAATTCCAAATCAATATTACGGAAATTCGTGAAGATTGAACAAATTCATAGCATGCATCCAACAGAAGAAGAAAACCAGATGATGAATCAAACACGAGATAAAAGCATTCGATAATGAAACGACATTACaagatataataaaaataaaaaccttcTTATTGACTTCGATGTATCGATTGATAAACTGGATAATAGATACCAAAATGAATATCATGGGTGCTGCCATTGAAATATCGAGTTTCTCCAGAGATTCTTCTATACTTTCTTCCATATTTTCTGACATTttcgtattatatttttcctttttctctctgCTATTTCGTTTCAATACCATCGTTATTTATTAAGGATCTAAttcctctattttttttaatttgtttttgtatatttagttttttttttaaaaaaaattgagagttgGTTTAATATAAATTGGGTAACATTAACTGAATTAGTTAGATTGTTAActtgacaataaaaatattttaaatttgactcttTGTAAGAGTTGTTTAAAGTTTATaatgaatatatgtataatgaTCACTAACCCTTACACCAAAATAACATTTAAGTAAGCTTTCACATGTTTAAAACATATTATATTCGTATTGTGTTtaaatactatagtttattttcaattgattgcgtaataataaaattgactaataaaaaACACTATGTTCCCTGATTTTTTCTTGCATACTATTTATGTAAGTTTGTTTAAAAATgtccaaaaaaattgttgaaaccatctaagtacataaaaataaaataaaattaagagcaaaaaaagcatttttaaaaaaaattagggagGCAAACCGCCTCTCTAATGGTTGCTTTCTTCCGACGTATGGCCATCGACAGAAGATACCCAAGTAGAGCATCCCAATTTGTTGGGTTTTTGGGCGCCAACAAGATAAATCCCAAGTGTAACAGCATTGAGGTTGCCCTTAATGATTTCTGGTAGAGAGGCCAGGCTTCAAGCAAGATAAGTATCAAGTGGAAACTAACGCTGGCAGGATCTTTGTTCTCCTGGCAGGTTAATTGCCCCCAGGCGAGTCTCCAGCAAAATGGCAACGTCCGCCTCCTGGTTACTTGATGCTGCTAACGACATCAATACTAACGTAACGTCACTGGATGGGGTGGCTTTTCTTCTAAGAGACTCCGAATTGAAGGCTCCTTTATAGCAGCGCACCAAATTAAGTTCAGAGGCTACTACACTGCCAGGATTAATTGCTGAAGCCCTTAGTGTTCAGGAAGTTCTAAAATGGCTCAAGTCAAGACATGTGATGTGGACGAATCACAAATTGAATCTGATGCTATGTTAGTGGTCCAAAAATTCTGCTTGTTGTACCTCTTTCGGCCTTATTATGCATGCATGATATTATTAGAATCATCCTAACTTATGACTTTtctagtttaagctttgtattTACTAAACGTTCCGCGAATAAAACAGCCCATTCATTTGCTAGCTAGGGATGCTTTATTCATTGCTGATCGTAAGGAGTGGGGGTCTTCTCTTCCGCCCTTCCTCATTGATGTACTCAGTTCTGATCTCTTTTAACTAAATGAAAGtgttttctctaaaaaaaaaaaaaaagaagaaaaaaacagaagaaaatgttttttaaaacaaaaatttgtaCACCTATGACTTATCTAATTAGGTTGTAATACTTTAGGAAATTCAATTACTccttttgtctcattttatgcaTGTGTCGTCAGGTTCGGTTAACTCAGtccttatactgtggaccatggtccacaatgcattgtggaccatgggtcatggttgatactgcagttgtgttgaaaggataatgtagttgtgttgaaaggatactgcagttgtgttgaaaaggaactgcagtcgtgcggaacagaggccgtgtcattcatctggaactgcagttgtgttgaatggatactgcagttgtattgaaaagatactgcagctgtgttgaacggatactgcagttgtgtggaacGGATGATCGTCTtttgttccgtgcaactgcagtttccttccaacacaactgcagtatcttttcaagcagtatccgttcaacacaactgcagtatcatttatgatcatggtccacaatgcattgtggaccatggtccacgatataatttgcccggTTAACTAGGCTTGACAACACAATTCAACCTCTTTATGTTGCGAACCCATGTCTCTGAACACTCCAAAGATCAAGTCGCGTTTCCTACTAGGGCTTGCAAAGAAGAACGATGAGCTAGACAATATTCATTGACCATACAATTTGGGAATTTTGACTCCGGCCTATTTCTAGTTTAAGTGTTTAACATAACTGATTCAATTTGATGGCCAACTAACATAAAATTTAATGGAGGACCTCACAAGATAACTTTTTAGTAGTTAGGGGACTAACTCAAGCAAAAAATTAAACAGATGACCCTTTTAAACAAATCGCAATAGTCGTGGGACAACAATtgatattaactcttatttattatactagttttatacgcgcattgtgtgaatgggttaatgcccaatgtttatattaaaataaatatttgaaagtatatcaatgcaagattatataggagaagtttatatatgggtaattgaatgtcaaatttttttatttaaatatctaattcaaagtatatgaatctaagataatatagaaaattcattataattattactaaaataaataaatgtttgcaaccttgtaaaatcgatagtctaaatatttggtctaaaaatgatagtctaaataaatactacttttaatttgaatttttctaagtgttcttaattctcttttgagtaacattgtcattgtcttcatcttttcTATTTGTTctattcctttttgttggtagtgtgttatttacaattcggttattgttggtagcatagatgacaacgtcatgcaacgagattatgatataagagctatgaactttcctttaggtgttctgcttgaggttcatttggttcaaccattattgttgaatgagttattgtggataaagaaatccatagtttaagaaaaaagattaaataaattaataaaaatttgaaaatttaaaatattatgtattccaaagatattaaaaggtagtttctcgcttcaatttgctgggtaatggttatttgagtactttcattgtcaacaaatccaccaagtagttaatatgattggtttaaactattcttttttatttttttcatggtattaaag encodes:
- the LOC116028288 gene encoding uncharacterized protein LOC116028288, which gives rise to MSENMEESIEESLEKLDISMAAPMIFILVSIIQFINRYIEVNKKRATMSADDVRLKAEIKRLLREAAALSQPSTFAQAAKLRRIAAAKEKELAKSFETHGKEISMSFDMYTKGLFFLKICTYLLLVLCFWRVPLGFISQQLVHPFGMVLSWLSGGDAPNYTTIGIIPWIFVSSKASRFLLKRVIK